A genomic region of Ursus arctos isolate Adak ecotype North America unplaced genomic scaffold, UrsArc2.0 scaffold_8, whole genome shotgun sequence contains the following coding sequences:
- the LIMS1 gene encoding LIM and senescent cell antigen-like-containing domain protein 1 isoform X1 has translation MAFPGRVRPYVIPENEEIPQAALNSVHQASGNEDERAVSKLQRRHSDVKVYKEFCDFYAKFNMANALANATCERCKGGFAPAEKIVNSNGELYHEQCFVCAQCFQQFPEGLFYEFEGRKYCEHDFQMLFAPCCHQCGEFIIGRVIKAMNNSWHPECFRCDLCQEVLADIGFVKNAGRHLCRPCHNREKARGLGKYICQKCHAIIDEQPLIFKNDPYHPDHFNCANCGKELTADARELKGELYCLPCHDKMGVPICGACRRPIEGRVVNAMGKQWHVEHFVCAKCEKPFLGHRHYERKGLAYCETHYNQLFGDVCFHCNRVIEGDVVSALNKAWCVNCFACSTCNTKLTLKDKFVEIDLKPVCKHCYEKMPEEFKRRLAKREREAKDKDKQKKKKPVCL, from the exons ATGGCGTTCCCGGGCAGGGTGCGCCCCTATGTTATCCCAGAGAATGAAGAAATCCCCCAGGCAGCCCTTAACAGTGTCCACCAGGCTAGTGGCAATGAAGACGAGAGGGCTGTGTCCAAACTGCAGCGCAGGCACAGTGACGTAAAGGTCTACAAGGAGTTTTGTGACTTTTATGCAAAATT CAACATGGCCAATGCCCTGGCCAACGCCACCTGTGAGCGCTGCAAGGGGGGCTTTGCGCCTGCCGAGAAGATAGTAAACAGTAATGGGGAGCTGTACCATGAGCAGTGCTTTGTGTGTGCTCAGTGCTTCCAGCAGTTCCCGGAGGGGCTCTTCTATGAG TTTGAAGGAAGGAAGTACTGTGAACATGACTTTCAGATGCTCTTTGCTCCTTGCTGTCATCAGTGTG GTGAATTCATCATTGGCCGAGTGATCAAAGCCATGAATAACAGCTGGCATCCTGAGTGCTTCCGCTGTGACCTCTGCCAGGAAGTTCTGGCAGATATTGGGTTTGTCAAGAATGCCGGGAG ACATCTATGTCGCCCCTGTCATAATCGTGAGAAAGCCAGAGGCCTTGGAAAATATATCTGCCAGAAATGTCATGCCATCATCGATGAGCAGCCGCTGATATTCAAGAATGACCCTTACCATCCGGACCATTTCAACTGTGCCAACTGCGG GAAGGAGCTGACTGCTGATGCCCGGGAGCTGAAAGGAGAACTGTACTGCCTGCCATGCCATGATAAAATGGGGGTCCCCATTTGCGGTGCTTGTCGACGGCCCATTGAAGGGCGTGTGGTGAATGCCATGGGCAAGCAGTGGCATGTGGAG cattttgttTGTGCCAAGTGTGAAAAGCCATTTCTTGGACATCGCCATTATGAAAGGAAGGGGCTGGCATATTGTGAAACCCACTATAACCAG ctATTTGGTGATGTTTGTTTCCATTGCAACCGTGTTATAGAAGGGGATG tGGTCTCTGCTCTTAATAAGGCCTGGTGTGTGAACTGTTTTGCCTGTTCTACCTGCAACACTAAATTAACGCTCAA GGATAAATTTGTTGAAATTGATCTAAAACCAGTCTGCAAACACTGTTATGAAAAAATGCCAGAAGAATTTAAGAGGCGACTTGCCAAAcgggagagagaagcaaaggatAAGgacaagcagaaaaagaaaaagccagtctGTTTGTAA
- the LIMS1 gene encoding LIM and senescent cell antigen-like-containing domain protein 1 isoform X7, translating into MANALANATCERCKGGFAPAEKIVNSNGELYHEQCFVCAQCFQQFPEGLFYEFEGRKYCEHDFQMLFAPCCHQCGEFIIGRVIKAMNNSWHPECFRCDLCQEVLADIGFVKNAGRHLCRPCHNREKARGLGKYICQKCHAIIDEQPLIFKNDPYHPDHFNCANCGKELTADARELKGELYCLPCHDKMGVPICGACRRPIEGRVVNAMGKQWHVEHFVCAKCEKPFLGHRHYERKGLAYCETHYNQLFGDVCFHCNRVIEGDVVSALNKAWCVNCFACSTCNTKLTLKDKFVEIDLKPVCKHCYEKMPEEFKRRLAKREREAKDKDKQKKKKPVCL; encoded by the exons ATGGCCAATGCCCTGGCCAACGCCACCTGTGAGCGCTGCAAGGGGGGCTTTGCGCCTGCCGAGAAGATAGTAAACAGTAATGGGGAGCTGTACCATGAGCAGTGCTTTGTGTGTGCTCAGTGCTTCCAGCAGTTCCCGGAGGGGCTCTTCTATGAG TTTGAAGGAAGGAAGTACTGTGAACATGACTTTCAGATGCTCTTTGCTCCTTGCTGTCATCAGTGTG GTGAATTCATCATTGGCCGAGTGATCAAAGCCATGAATAACAGCTGGCATCCTGAGTGCTTCCGCTGTGACCTCTGCCAGGAAGTTCTGGCAGATATTGGGTTTGTCAAGAATGCCGGGAG ACATCTATGTCGCCCCTGTCATAATCGTGAGAAAGCCAGAGGCCTTGGAAAATATATCTGCCAGAAATGTCATGCCATCATCGATGAGCAGCCGCTGATATTCAAGAATGACCCTTACCATCCGGACCATTTCAACTGTGCCAACTGCGG GAAGGAGCTGACTGCTGATGCCCGGGAGCTGAAAGGAGAACTGTACTGCCTGCCATGCCATGATAAAATGGGGGTCCCCATTTGCGGTGCTTGTCGACGGCCCATTGAAGGGCGTGTGGTGAATGCCATGGGCAAGCAGTGGCATGTGGAG cattttgttTGTGCCAAGTGTGAAAAGCCATTTCTTGGACATCGCCATTATGAAAGGAAGGGGCTGGCATATTGTGAAACCCACTATAACCAG ctATTTGGTGATGTTTGTTTCCATTGCAACCGTGTTATAGAAGGGGATG tGGTCTCTGCTCTTAATAAGGCCTGGTGTGTGAACTGTTTTGCCTGTTCTACCTGCAACACTAAATTAACGCTCAA GGATAAATTTGTTGAAATTGATCTAAAACCAGTCTGCAAACACTGTTATGAAAAAATGCCAGAAGAATTTAAGAGGCGACTTGCCAAAcgggagagagaagcaaaggatAAGgacaagcagaaaaagaaaaagccagtctGTTTGTAA
- the LIMS1 gene encoding LIM and senescent cell antigen-like-containing domain protein 1 isoform X3: MTALQLKELSHSGLYRRRRDRPDSVRLNGLPEEELSNMANALANATCERCKGGFAPAEKIVNSNGELYHEQCFVCAQCFQQFPEGLFYEFEGRKYCEHDFQMLFAPCCHQCGEFIIGRVIKAMNNSWHPECFRCDLCQEVLADIGFVKNAGRHLCRPCHNREKARGLGKYICQKCHAIIDEQPLIFKNDPYHPDHFNCANCGKELTADARELKGELYCLPCHDKMGVPICGACRRPIEGRVVNAMGKQWHVEHFVCAKCEKPFLGHRHYERKGLAYCETHYNQLFGDVCFHCNRVIEGDVVSALNKAWCVNCFACSTCNTKLTLKDKFVEIDLKPVCKHCYEKMPEEFKRRLAKREREAKDKDKQKKKKPVCL; this comes from the exons CAACATGGCCAATGCCCTGGCCAACGCCACCTGTGAGCGCTGCAAGGGGGGCTTTGCGCCTGCCGAGAAGATAGTAAACAGTAATGGGGAGCTGTACCATGAGCAGTGCTTTGTGTGTGCTCAGTGCTTCCAGCAGTTCCCGGAGGGGCTCTTCTATGAG TTTGAAGGAAGGAAGTACTGTGAACATGACTTTCAGATGCTCTTTGCTCCTTGCTGTCATCAGTGTG GTGAATTCATCATTGGCCGAGTGATCAAAGCCATGAATAACAGCTGGCATCCTGAGTGCTTCCGCTGTGACCTCTGCCAGGAAGTTCTGGCAGATATTGGGTTTGTCAAGAATGCCGGGAG ACATCTATGTCGCCCCTGTCATAATCGTGAGAAAGCCAGAGGCCTTGGAAAATATATCTGCCAGAAATGTCATGCCATCATCGATGAGCAGCCGCTGATATTCAAGAATGACCCTTACCATCCGGACCATTTCAACTGTGCCAACTGCGG GAAGGAGCTGACTGCTGATGCCCGGGAGCTGAAAGGAGAACTGTACTGCCTGCCATGCCATGATAAAATGGGGGTCCCCATTTGCGGTGCTTGTCGACGGCCCATTGAAGGGCGTGTGGTGAATGCCATGGGCAAGCAGTGGCATGTGGAG cattttgttTGTGCCAAGTGTGAAAAGCCATTTCTTGGACATCGCCATTATGAAAGGAAGGGGCTGGCATATTGTGAAACCCACTATAACCAG ctATTTGGTGATGTTTGTTTCCATTGCAACCGTGTTATAGAAGGGGATG tGGTCTCTGCTCTTAATAAGGCCTGGTGTGTGAACTGTTTTGCCTGTTCTACCTGCAACACTAAATTAACGCTCAA GGATAAATTTGTTGAAATTGATCTAAAACCAGTCTGCAAACACTGTTATGAAAAAATGCCAGAAGAATTTAAGAGGCGACTTGCCAAAcgggagagagaagcaaaggatAAGgacaagcagaaaaagaaaaagccagtctGTTTGTAA
- the LIMS1 gene encoding LIM and senescent cell antigen-like-containing domain protein 1 isoform X4 gives MTALQLKELSHSGLYRRRRDRPDSVRLNGLPEEELSNMANALANATCERCKGGFAPAEKIVNSNGELYHEQCFVCAQCFQQFPEGLFYEFEGRKYCEHDFQMLFAPCCHQCGEFIIGRVIKAMNNSWHPECFRCDLCQEVLADIGFVKNAGRHLCRPCHNREKARGLGKYICQKCHAIIDEQPLIFKNDPYHPDHFNCANCGKELTADARELKGELYCLPCHDKMGVPICGACRRPIEGRVVNAMGKQWHVEHFVCAKCEKPFLGHRHYERKGLAYCETHYNQLFGDVCFHCNRVIEGDVVSALNKAWCVNCFACSTCNTKLTLKNKFVEFDMKPVCKKCYEKFPLELKKRLKKLAETLGRK, from the exons CAACATGGCCAATGCCCTGGCCAACGCCACCTGTGAGCGCTGCAAGGGGGGCTTTGCGCCTGCCGAGAAGATAGTAAACAGTAATGGGGAGCTGTACCATGAGCAGTGCTTTGTGTGTGCTCAGTGCTTCCAGCAGTTCCCGGAGGGGCTCTTCTATGAG TTTGAAGGAAGGAAGTACTGTGAACATGACTTTCAGATGCTCTTTGCTCCTTGCTGTCATCAGTGTG GTGAATTCATCATTGGCCGAGTGATCAAAGCCATGAATAACAGCTGGCATCCTGAGTGCTTCCGCTGTGACCTCTGCCAGGAAGTTCTGGCAGATATTGGGTTTGTCAAGAATGCCGGGAG ACATCTATGTCGCCCCTGTCATAATCGTGAGAAAGCCAGAGGCCTTGGAAAATATATCTGCCAGAAATGTCATGCCATCATCGATGAGCAGCCGCTGATATTCAAGAATGACCCTTACCATCCGGACCATTTCAACTGTGCCAACTGCGG GAAGGAGCTGACTGCTGATGCCCGGGAGCTGAAAGGAGAACTGTACTGCCTGCCATGCCATGATAAAATGGGGGTCCCCATTTGCGGTGCTTGTCGACGGCCCATTGAAGGGCGTGTGGTGAATGCCATGGGCAAGCAGTGGCATGTGGAG cattttgttTGTGCCAAGTGTGAAAAGCCATTTCTTGGACATCGCCATTATGAAAGGAAGGGGCTGGCATATTGTGAAACCCACTATAACCAG ctATTTGGTGATGTTTGTTTCCATTGCAACCGTGTTATAGAAGGGGATG tGGTCTCTGCTCTTAATAAGGCCTGGTGTGTGAACTGTTTTGCCTGTTCTACCTGCAACACTAAATTAACGCTCAA GAATAAATTTGTGGAGTTTGACATGAAGCCTGTCTGTAAGAAGTGCTACGAGAAATTTCCGTTGGAGCTGAAGAAAAGACTTAAGAAACTAGCTGAGACCTTAGGAAGGAAATAA
- the LIMS1 gene encoding LIM and senescent cell antigen-like-containing domain protein 1 isoform X5: MLGVAAGMTNSNMANALANATCERCKGGFAPAEKIVNSNGELYHEQCFVCAQCFQQFPEGLFYEFEGRKYCEHDFQMLFAPCCHQCGEFIIGRVIKAMNNSWHPECFRCDLCQEVLADIGFVKNAGRHLCRPCHNREKARGLGKYICQKCHAIIDEQPLIFKNDPYHPDHFNCANCGKELTADARELKGELYCLPCHDKMGVPICGACRRPIEGRVVNAMGKQWHVEHFVCAKCEKPFLGHRHYERKGLAYCETHYNQLFGDVCFHCNRVIEGDVVSALNKAWCVNCFACSTCNTKLTLKDKFVEIDLKPVCKHCYEKMPEEFKRRLAKREREAKDKDKQKKKKPVCL; encoded by the exons CAACATGGCCAATGCCCTGGCCAACGCCACCTGTGAGCGCTGCAAGGGGGGCTTTGCGCCTGCCGAGAAGATAGTAAACAGTAATGGGGAGCTGTACCATGAGCAGTGCTTTGTGTGTGCTCAGTGCTTCCAGCAGTTCCCGGAGGGGCTCTTCTATGAG TTTGAAGGAAGGAAGTACTGTGAACATGACTTTCAGATGCTCTTTGCTCCTTGCTGTCATCAGTGTG GTGAATTCATCATTGGCCGAGTGATCAAAGCCATGAATAACAGCTGGCATCCTGAGTGCTTCCGCTGTGACCTCTGCCAGGAAGTTCTGGCAGATATTGGGTTTGTCAAGAATGCCGGGAG ACATCTATGTCGCCCCTGTCATAATCGTGAGAAAGCCAGAGGCCTTGGAAAATATATCTGCCAGAAATGTCATGCCATCATCGATGAGCAGCCGCTGATATTCAAGAATGACCCTTACCATCCGGACCATTTCAACTGTGCCAACTGCGG GAAGGAGCTGACTGCTGATGCCCGGGAGCTGAAAGGAGAACTGTACTGCCTGCCATGCCATGATAAAATGGGGGTCCCCATTTGCGGTGCTTGTCGACGGCCCATTGAAGGGCGTGTGGTGAATGCCATGGGCAAGCAGTGGCATGTGGAG cattttgttTGTGCCAAGTGTGAAAAGCCATTTCTTGGACATCGCCATTATGAAAGGAAGGGGCTGGCATATTGTGAAACCCACTATAACCAG ctATTTGGTGATGTTTGTTTCCATTGCAACCGTGTTATAGAAGGGGATG tGGTCTCTGCTCTTAATAAGGCCTGGTGTGTGAACTGTTTTGCCTGTTCTACCTGCAACACTAAATTAACGCTCAA GGATAAATTTGTTGAAATTGATCTAAAACCAGTCTGCAAACACTGTTATGAAAAAATGCCAGAAGAATTTAAGAGGCGACTTGCCAAAcgggagagagaagcaaaggatAAGgacaagcagaaaaagaaaaagccagtctGTTTGTAA
- the LIMS1 gene encoding LIM and senescent cell antigen-like-containing domain protein 1 isoform X6: protein MLGVAAGMTNSNMANALANATCERCKGGFAPAEKIVNSNGELYHEQCFVCAQCFQQFPEGLFYEFEGRKYCEHDFQMLFAPCCHQCGEFIIGRVIKAMNNSWHPECFRCDLCQEVLADIGFVKNAGRHLCRPCHNREKARGLGKYICQKCHAIIDEQPLIFKNDPYHPDHFNCANCGKELTADARELKGELYCLPCHDKMGVPICGACRRPIEGRVVNAMGKQWHVEHFVCAKCEKPFLGHRHYERKGLAYCETHYNQLFGDVCFHCNRVIEGDVVSALNKAWCVNCFACSTCNTKLTLKNKFVEFDMKPVCKKCYEKFPLELKKRLKKLAETLGRK from the exons CAACATGGCCAATGCCCTGGCCAACGCCACCTGTGAGCGCTGCAAGGGGGGCTTTGCGCCTGCCGAGAAGATAGTAAACAGTAATGGGGAGCTGTACCATGAGCAGTGCTTTGTGTGTGCTCAGTGCTTCCAGCAGTTCCCGGAGGGGCTCTTCTATGAG TTTGAAGGAAGGAAGTACTGTGAACATGACTTTCAGATGCTCTTTGCTCCTTGCTGTCATCAGTGTG GTGAATTCATCATTGGCCGAGTGATCAAAGCCATGAATAACAGCTGGCATCCTGAGTGCTTCCGCTGTGACCTCTGCCAGGAAGTTCTGGCAGATATTGGGTTTGTCAAGAATGCCGGGAG ACATCTATGTCGCCCCTGTCATAATCGTGAGAAAGCCAGAGGCCTTGGAAAATATATCTGCCAGAAATGTCATGCCATCATCGATGAGCAGCCGCTGATATTCAAGAATGACCCTTACCATCCGGACCATTTCAACTGTGCCAACTGCGG GAAGGAGCTGACTGCTGATGCCCGGGAGCTGAAAGGAGAACTGTACTGCCTGCCATGCCATGATAAAATGGGGGTCCCCATTTGCGGTGCTTGTCGACGGCCCATTGAAGGGCGTGTGGTGAATGCCATGGGCAAGCAGTGGCATGTGGAG cattttgttTGTGCCAAGTGTGAAAAGCCATTTCTTGGACATCGCCATTATGAAAGGAAGGGGCTGGCATATTGTGAAACCCACTATAACCAG ctATTTGGTGATGTTTGTTTCCATTGCAACCGTGTTATAGAAGGGGATG tGGTCTCTGCTCTTAATAAGGCCTGGTGTGTGAACTGTTTTGCCTGTTCTACCTGCAACACTAAATTAACGCTCAA GAATAAATTTGTGGAGTTTGACATGAAGCCTGTCTGTAAGAAGTGCTACGAGAAATTTCCGTTGGAGCTGAAGAAAAGACTTAAGAAACTAGCTGAGACCTTAGGAAGGAAATAA
- the LIMS1 gene encoding LIM and senescent cell antigen-like-containing domain protein 1 isoform X2: MAFPGRVRPYVIPENEEIPQAALNSVHQASGNEDERAVSKLQRRHSDVKVYKEFCDFYAKFNMANALANATCERCKGGFAPAEKIVNSNGELYHEQCFVCAQCFQQFPEGLFYEFEGRKYCEHDFQMLFAPCCHQCGEFIIGRVIKAMNNSWHPECFRCDLCQEVLADIGFVKNAGRHLCRPCHNREKARGLGKYICQKCHAIIDEQPLIFKNDPYHPDHFNCANCGKELTADARELKGELYCLPCHDKMGVPICGACRRPIEGRVVNAMGKQWHVEHFVCAKCEKPFLGHRHYERKGLAYCETHYNQLFGDVCFHCNRVIEGDVVSALNKAWCVNCFACSTCNTKLTLKNKFVEFDMKPVCKKCYEKFPLELKKRLKKLAETLGRK; this comes from the exons ATGGCGTTCCCGGGCAGGGTGCGCCCCTATGTTATCCCAGAGAATGAAGAAATCCCCCAGGCAGCCCTTAACAGTGTCCACCAGGCTAGTGGCAATGAAGACGAGAGGGCTGTGTCCAAACTGCAGCGCAGGCACAGTGACGTAAAGGTCTACAAGGAGTTTTGTGACTTTTATGCAAAATT CAACATGGCCAATGCCCTGGCCAACGCCACCTGTGAGCGCTGCAAGGGGGGCTTTGCGCCTGCCGAGAAGATAGTAAACAGTAATGGGGAGCTGTACCATGAGCAGTGCTTTGTGTGTGCTCAGTGCTTCCAGCAGTTCCCGGAGGGGCTCTTCTATGAG TTTGAAGGAAGGAAGTACTGTGAACATGACTTTCAGATGCTCTTTGCTCCTTGCTGTCATCAGTGTG GTGAATTCATCATTGGCCGAGTGATCAAAGCCATGAATAACAGCTGGCATCCTGAGTGCTTCCGCTGTGACCTCTGCCAGGAAGTTCTGGCAGATATTGGGTTTGTCAAGAATGCCGGGAG ACATCTATGTCGCCCCTGTCATAATCGTGAGAAAGCCAGAGGCCTTGGAAAATATATCTGCCAGAAATGTCATGCCATCATCGATGAGCAGCCGCTGATATTCAAGAATGACCCTTACCATCCGGACCATTTCAACTGTGCCAACTGCGG GAAGGAGCTGACTGCTGATGCCCGGGAGCTGAAAGGAGAACTGTACTGCCTGCCATGCCATGATAAAATGGGGGTCCCCATTTGCGGTGCTTGTCGACGGCCCATTGAAGGGCGTGTGGTGAATGCCATGGGCAAGCAGTGGCATGTGGAG cattttgttTGTGCCAAGTGTGAAAAGCCATTTCTTGGACATCGCCATTATGAAAGGAAGGGGCTGGCATATTGTGAAACCCACTATAACCAG ctATTTGGTGATGTTTGTTTCCATTGCAACCGTGTTATAGAAGGGGATG tGGTCTCTGCTCTTAATAAGGCCTGGTGTGTGAACTGTTTTGCCTGTTCTACCTGCAACACTAAATTAACGCTCAA GAATAAATTTGTGGAGTTTGACATGAAGCCTGTCTGTAAGAAGTGCTACGAGAAATTTCCGTTGGAGCTGAAGAAAAGACTTAAGAAACTAGCTGAGACCTTAGGAAGGAAATAA